The following proteins are encoded in a genomic region of Halopelagius longus:
- a CDS encoding DUF7344 domain-containing protein gives MAVTENRTLPSEDLDEQLALLANDQRRAIVEILAEENRSHHVHLLAGWTAAEERGVPLDALPEQAVERMEVKLHHHHLPKLDEAGIVEYDAEENRAAPGPEMATARRLIESVRSARMN, from the coding sequence ATGGCAGTCACAGAAAACAGAACCCTCCCGTCCGAAGACCTCGACGAACAGCTCGCCCTCTTGGCGAACGACCAGCGACGGGCCATCGTCGAGATACTCGCAGAGGAGAACCGCTCGCACCACGTCCACCTCCTCGCGGGGTGGACCGCGGCCGAAGAGAGAGGCGTTCCGTTGGACGCGTTGCCCGAGCAAGCCGTCGAACGGATGGAGGTCAAACTCCACCACCACCACCTGCCGAAGCTCGACGAGGCCGGAATCGTCGAGTACGACGCCGAGGAGAACCGGGCCGCACCGGGACCGGAGATGGCGACCGCGCGACGGCTGATAGAGTCGGTACGGTCGGCGCGGATGAACTGA
- a CDS encoding DUF7521 family protein, translating into MTTDPPLALAVVVAKTVTLVLGGLVTFVTWKAFRRTGRRALKALFVGFAIVTLGSMTAGVVDQLLAFDPDYALLVESVLTAVGFSVIAASLYVE; encoded by the coding sequence ATGACGACGGACCCGCCCCTCGCCTTGGCGGTGGTCGTCGCGAAGACGGTGACGCTCGTGCTCGGCGGTCTGGTGACGTTCGTCACGTGGAAGGCGTTCCGACGGACCGGGCGACGGGCGCTGAAGGCCCTCTTCGTCGGGTTCGCTATCGTCACCCTCGGGTCGATGACGGCGGGCGTCGTCGACCAACTGCTCGCTTTCGACCCCGACTACGCCCTCCTCGTCGAGAGCGTCCTGACCGCCGTCGGCTTCTCCGTCATCGCCGCGTCGCTGTACGTCGAATAG
- a CDS encoding PAS domain S-box protein, with protein sequence MNSGSTSDVTRGDVERLFSNADEPYTTSEVAERLKCPERSAERALETSADRGEVRTKEVVDGTRIWWRPPDEAESDDQQSELREFGAFVRAVKDYAIFMLNPDGTVASWNEGARRIKGYSEDEIVGRHFSTFYTEEDTESGVPETNLDAAAREGHIEDEGWRVRQDGTRFWANVVITAIRDVDSTLQGFTKVTRDMTEQREFELQLRRERDLTEQILETAPVSICVLDSNREFVRANQQALDLLGADQPSVEGSSIESKNLYDGAGNLVPNDERPWTRVIDTGQPVYDFHCRSDWTEGDRRWLSINVVPLEGMVGDDNGVVVAIEDITAQKERERQLEERKSELETELSEILGRISDAFFALDDEWRFTHLNERAAELFGLSQSGFVGRSFWEEFPERSDGRLWEEFCEAMETQAPVNFELYDERLEAWLEYNVYPSKSGLSIYIHDITERKEYQRKLEESNERLEQFAYASSHDLQEPLRMVSSYLRLIENRYGDELDEEGREFLEFAVDGADRMRDMIRSLLKYSRVETRGEPLEPVDLNDVLDEVRNDLERAITESDAVVTAETLPTVKGDDSQLRQVFQNLLENAIEYSGDEPPRVHVAAERSGERWEISVTDEGIGIDSEDEDRVFEVFQRLHTREEYDGTGIGLALCERIVERHGGEISLDSAPGEGSTFSFTLPSTNE encoded by the coding sequence ATGAACTCGGGCTCGACGTCGGACGTCACACGAGGCGACGTAGAGCGCCTGTTCTCGAACGCCGACGAACCGTACACGACGTCCGAAGTCGCGGAGCGACTGAAGTGTCCGGAACGGTCCGCGGAACGGGCGTTAGAGACGTCCGCCGACCGCGGCGAGGTACGGACCAAAGAGGTCGTCGACGGAACCCGCATCTGGTGGCGACCGCCGGACGAGGCGGAGTCGGACGACCAGCAGTCCGAACTGCGGGAGTTCGGCGCGTTCGTGAGGGCGGTCAAAGACTACGCGATTTTCATGCTCAACCCCGACGGAACCGTCGCCAGTTGGAACGAGGGAGCCAGACGCATCAAGGGGTACTCCGAAGACGAGATAGTCGGTCGGCACTTTTCGACGTTCTACACGGAGGAGGACACCGAATCCGGAGTCCCGGAGACGAACCTCGACGCCGCCGCGAGAGAGGGTCACATCGAAGACGAGGGCTGGCGGGTTCGACAGGACGGCACGCGGTTCTGGGCGAACGTCGTCATCACCGCCATCCGGGACGTCGACAGTACGCTCCAAGGGTTCACGAAAGTGACCCGCGACATGACCGAGCAACGGGAGTTCGAACTCCAACTCCGCAGAGAGCGTGACCTGACCGAGCAGATACTCGAAACCGCGCCGGTCAGCATCTGCGTACTCGACTCCAACAGGGAGTTCGTGCGGGCCAACCAGCAAGCGCTCGACCTCCTCGGCGCCGACCAACCCTCCGTGGAGGGCAGTTCCATCGAATCGAAGAACCTCTACGACGGCGCGGGGAACCTCGTTCCGAACGACGAGCGACCGTGGACGCGGGTCATAGACACCGGCCAGCCCGTGTACGATTTCCACTGTCGGTCCGACTGGACGGAGGGCGACCGTCGCTGGCTCTCGATAAACGTGGTTCCCCTCGAAGGCATGGTCGGCGACGACAACGGAGTCGTCGTCGCCATCGAGGACATCACGGCGCAGAAAGAGCGCGAACGGCAACTCGAAGAGCGGAAGTCGGAGCTCGAAACCGAACTGAGCGAAATCCTCGGTCGAATCTCCGACGCGTTCTTCGCCCTCGACGACGAGTGGCGGTTCACGCACCTCAACGAACGCGCCGCGGAGCTGTTCGGCCTCTCTCAGTCCGGGTTCGTCGGACGGTCGTTCTGGGAGGAGTTCCCCGAACGGTCCGACGGCCGCCTCTGGGAGGAGTTCTGCGAGGCGATGGAGACGCAAGCGCCCGTCAACTTCGAACTGTACGACGAGCGACTCGAAGCGTGGCTGGAGTACAACGTCTACCCGTCGAAGTCCGGACTGTCGATATACATCCACGACATCACCGAGCGCAAGGAGTACCAGCGGAAACTGGAGGAGTCCAACGAGCGCTTAGAGCAGTTCGCCTACGCCTCCTCGCACGACCTCCAAGAGCCCCTGCGGATGGTTTCGAGCTACCTCCGACTGATCGAGAACCGCTACGGCGACGAACTGGACGAGGAAGGACGGGAGTTCCTCGAGTTCGCCGTCGACGGGGCCGACCGCATGCGCGACATGATTCGCAGCCTGCTCAAGTACTCGCGCGTGGAGACGCGCGGCGAACCGCTCGAACCGGTCGATTTGAACGACGTGCTCGACGAGGTTCGCAACGACCTCGAACGGGCGATAACGGAGAGCGACGCCGTAGTCACGGCGGAGACGCTTCCGACGGTCAAGGGCGACGACAGCCAACTCCGGCAGGTGTTCCAGAACCTGCTGGAGAACGCAATCGAGTACTCGGGCGACGAACCGCCGCGCGTGCACGTCGCCGCCGAACGCAGCGGCGAGCGGTGGGAAATCTCGGTCACGGACGAGGGCATCGGCATCGACTCCGAGGACGAAGACCGGGTGTTCGAGGTGTTCCAACGGCTCCACACCCGCGAGGAGTACGACGGTACCGGCATCGGACTGGCGCTCTGTGAACGCATCGTCGAACGCCACGGCGGCGAGATATCGCTCGATTCCGCGCCCGGCGAGGGCTCGACGTTCTCCTTTACGCTACCTTCAACCAATGAGTGA
- a CDS encoding universal stress protein, protein MQKALERDLGLFSVLAISIGAMVGSGIFILPALAVKIAGPAVILAYVIAGLLVLPAALSKSEMATAMPEAGGTYLYIERGMGPLLGTVAGLGTWFSLSFKGALALVGGVPYLLLLFDVPQSVVTPVALVLAALLVLVNLFGAKQTGRLQVGIVAIMLAALVWFAVGGTPSVQQTNYSPFFTGGVGGLLAATGLVFVSYAGVTKIASVAEEVEDPDRNIPLGIVGSLAFTTLLYTLIVAVMVGVTDPGTIADTSTPMAVAAEATLGTAGVVAIVVAAILALVSTANAGILSSSRYPFAMARDNLVPSSLSVVSDRFGTPSTSITVTGVVLLLLIAFVPILDIAKLASAFQILVFVLINFAIVAFREGNVEYEPSFESPLYPWTQAFGIVGGVVLLTQMGTVPFVGAVVMTAAGIVWYYVYARPRVDREGAAIDAVRRQIGQNAVERTRDTIEEWTSGYRVLVALPDDVSKDRERSFVRVAADLARPLDGRVTVVRFQEVPDQVPLAHASEVESPADLQFERQTDELDEEFDVPVDSGTIVSHDTKHAVVNYADHEEADMLLMEHDPGASGLRGRLFGNDTDWVMRHAPCDVTLLDDRGLDEIETVGVLTDEGPYDPTKVAVADALASEAGATVALNHAVDVESRPTRARTIREYHEEIGQLCSAPVRTGLPFADGGSSDEPPHDDDVLVVGVGSSDQTQSRIVDEWGCSVLMVHGQDARRRGRLARLADRWLF, encoded by the coding sequence ATGCAGAAGGCGTTAGAACGCGACCTCGGCCTGTTCTCCGTTCTCGCCATCAGTATCGGCGCGATGGTCGGGAGCGGCATCTTCATTCTTCCCGCTCTCGCCGTCAAAATCGCCGGCCCCGCCGTCATCCTCGCGTACGTTATCGCCGGCCTCCTCGTGTTGCCCGCGGCGTTGTCGAAGTCCGAGATGGCGACGGCGATGCCCGAAGCGGGCGGGACGTACCTGTACATCGAACGCGGGATGGGCCCGCTTCTCGGAACGGTCGCCGGACTCGGGACGTGGTTCTCCCTCTCCTTTAAGGGCGCACTCGCCCTGGTCGGCGGCGTCCCGTACCTCCTGTTGCTGTTCGACGTCCCCCAGAGCGTCGTCACGCCCGTCGCTCTCGTACTCGCGGCGCTTCTCGTTCTCGTGAACCTGTTCGGCGCGAAGCAGACCGGCCGTCTCCAAGTCGGCATCGTCGCGATAATGCTCGCGGCACTCGTGTGGTTCGCCGTCGGCGGGACGCCGAGCGTCCAACAGACGAACTACAGCCCGTTCTTCACCGGCGGCGTCGGCGGTCTCTTGGCGGCGACCGGACTTGTGTTCGTCTCCTACGCGGGCGTGACGAAGATAGCGAGCGTCGCCGAAGAAGTCGAAGACCCCGACCGGAACATCCCCCTCGGCATCGTCGGTTCGCTCGCGTTCACGACGCTCCTCTACACGCTCATCGTCGCGGTGATGGTCGGCGTCACCGACCCCGGAACCATCGCCGACACCTCGACGCCGATGGCCGTCGCCGCGGAGGCGACACTCGGCACCGCGGGCGTCGTCGCCATCGTGGTGGCCGCCATCTTAGCGCTCGTCAGCACCGCGAACGCGGGTATCCTCTCGTCGTCGCGGTACCCCTTCGCGATGGCTCGCGACAACCTCGTCCCCTCCTCACTGTCGGTCGTCAGCGACCGGTTCGGAACGCCGAGCACGTCTATAACGGTCACGGGGGTCGTCCTGTTACTGCTCATCGCGTTCGTCCCAATCCTCGACATCGCCAAACTCGCAAGCGCCTTCCAGATTCTGGTGTTCGTCCTCATCAACTTCGCTATCGTGGCGTTCCGCGAGGGTAACGTCGAGTACGAACCGTCGTTCGAGTCGCCGCTCTACCCGTGGACGCAGGCGTTCGGCATCGTCGGCGGCGTGGTCCTCCTGACGCAGATGGGGACCGTCCCGTTCGTCGGCGCTGTCGTGATGACCGCCGCCGGTATCGTCTGGTACTACGTGTACGCGCGCCCGCGAGTGGACCGCGAGGGCGCGGCGATAGACGCCGTCCGCCGACAGATCGGTCAGAACGCGGTCGAACGGACGCGCGACACCATCGAGGAGTGGACCAGCGGCTACCGCGTCCTCGTGGCGCTTCCCGACGATGTCTCGAAGGACAGAGAGCGGTCGTTCGTCCGCGTGGCGGCCGACCTCGCGCGTCCCCTCGACGGCCGCGTGACGGTCGTCCGCTTCCAGGAGGTCCCCGACCAAGTCCCCTTGGCGCACGCCTCGGAGGTGGAGTCGCCCGCCGACCTCCAGTTCGAGCGACAGACGGACGAACTCGACGAGGAGTTCGACGTGCCGGTCGATAGCGGCACCATCGTCAGCCACGACACGAAACACGCCGTCGTCAACTACGCCGACCACGAGGAGGCCGACATGCTCCTGATGGAGCACGACCCCGGCGCGTCGGGTCTCCGCGGCCGCCTCTTCGGCAACGACACCGACTGGGTCATGCGACACGCGCCCTGCGACGTGACGCTCCTCGACGACCGCGGCCTCGACGAGATAGAGACGGTCGGCGTCCTCACGGACGAGGGTCCCTACGACCCCACCAAGGTCGCCGTCGCGGACGCCCTCGCGTCCGAGGCGGGGGCCACGGTCGCGCTGAACCACGCGGTGGACGTGGAGTCCCGCCCGACGCGGGCGCGGACGATACGCGAGTACCACGAAGAGATCGGGCAACTGTGCTCTGCGCCGGTTCGGACGGGACTGCCGTTCGCCGACGGCGGCAGTTCCGACGAACCGCCGCACGACGACGACGTGTTGGTCGTCGGCGTCGGAAGCTCCGACCAGACGCAGTCGCGCATCGTCGACGAGTGGGGCTGTTCGGTGTTGATGGTTCACGGGCAGGACGCACGGCGGCGCGGCCGCCTCGCCCGCCTCGCCGACCGCTGGCTCTTCTGA
- a CDS encoding halocyanin domain-containing protein codes for MMDSHSTRRTFAAALGTFAVGALAGCTGSGAEGDQSGGDGGESTPTETETRTATDAESSASGGGGASLDGWFEGVSNYDGVVDKTGTSEVTVAVGASGNNGNYAFDPAAVRVDAGTTVVWEWTGKGASHNVSAEDGTFESEMTDEEGHTFEHTFEEGGTHKYVCTPHKAMGMKGAVVVTE; via the coding sequence ATGATGGACTCACACTCGACTCGACGCACGTTCGCCGCGGCCCTCGGGACGTTCGCCGTCGGCGCACTCGCGGGATGTACCGGAAGCGGTGCCGAAGGGGACCAATCGGGCGGCGACGGCGGCGAATCGACGCCCACAGAGACGGAGACGCGGACGGCGACGGACGCCGAGAGTTCGGCGTCCGGCGGCGGCGGAGCGTCGCTCGACGGGTGGTTCGAGGGCGTGAGCAACTACGACGGCGTGGTCGATAAGACGGGCACCTCGGAGGTGACCGTCGCCGTCGGCGCCAGCGGAAACAACGGCAACTACGCGTTCGACCCCGCGGCCGTCCGCGTGGACGCGGGAACGACCGTCGTCTGGGAGTGGACGGGGAAGGGGGCGAGCCACAACGTCTCCGCGGAGGACGGCACGTTCGAGAGCGAGATGACAGACGAGGAGGGCCACACGTTCGAGCACACGTTCGAGGAGGGGGGCACGCACAAGTACGTCTGTACGCCCCACAAGGCGATGGGCATGAAGGGCGCAGTCGTCGTCACCGAATAA
- a CDS encoding HFX_2341 family transcriptional regulator domain-containing protein, which produces MDVAERVHVMPVGYENDRIVLSAERLRADRVVLLQYEDRTDHPSYAETVRHRLTERNIPHESVSCDIFDFYGSIGTIAEVATAFGDDNEVYVNLASGSKITAIGGMIACMATGATPYYVRAERYAAETEGDVAEGIRTITELPTYPMDSPDTQHVAVLAYLYEEGEARKSDVIDYGREEELPFIADHDASNAKSEYRLLDSHITKPLVRRGYIDVETVGRSKRLSLTEAGENTLRAFGYRLDGVEIGDVRESAGRC; this is translated from the coding sequence ATGGACGTCGCAGAGCGCGTACATGTGATGCCGGTCGGGTACGAGAACGACCGCATCGTACTATCCGCGGAGCGCCTTCGAGCCGATCGGGTCGTCCTCTTGCAGTACGAAGACCGAACGGATCACCCATCGTACGCGGAGACAGTACGCCATCGCCTCACCGAGCGGAATATCCCTCACGAATCGGTCTCGTGCGACATCTTCGACTTCTACGGTTCTATCGGAACGATCGCCGAAGTCGCGACCGCCTTCGGGGACGATAACGAGGTGTACGTGAATCTCGCGTCGGGGTCGAAGATCACGGCCATCGGCGGGATGATAGCGTGTATGGCAACGGGTGCAACGCCCTATTACGTCCGCGCTGAACGCTATGCCGCCGAGACGGAGGGCGACGTTGCCGAGGGTATCCGTACCATCACCGAACTGCCGACCTACCCGATGGACAGCCCGGATACGCAACACGTTGCGGTCTTGGCCTACCTCTACGAGGAAGGCGAGGCTCGGAAGAGCGATGTGATCGACTACGGACGAGAAGAAGAACTCCCGTTTATCGCGGACCACGACGCGTCAAACGCAAAAAGCGAGTATCGCCTTCTCGACAGTCACATCACTAAGCCGTTAGTCCGGCGGGGGTACATCGACGTCGAGACCGTCGGCCGTTCGAAACGTCTTTCGCTTACGGAAGCGGGTGAGAACACGCTTCGGGCGTTCGGCTACCGATTGGACGGTGTGGAGATCGGAGATGTACGAGAATCCGCGGGACGGTGCTGA
- a CDS encoding response regulator, with translation MSDETDGRGPIEILLIEDNPGDVRLTKEAFREGEVETTLHVASDGVEALDFLYRREGYADAPRPDIILLDLNLPRKAGEEVLEEIQDDTDLSRIPVIVLTSSQTKEDITKFYELQANAYLVKPVEPEEFVELARALEEFWFRFAELPTRTA, from the coding sequence ATGAGTGACGAAACCGACGGCCGAGGCCCGATAGAGATCCTCCTCATCGAGGACAACCCCGGCGACGTACGGTTGACGAAAGAGGCGTTCAGGGAGGGAGAAGTCGAGACGACGCTCCACGTCGCCTCCGACGGCGTCGAAGCGCTCGATTTCCTCTACCGACGCGAGGGGTACGCCGACGCGCCGCGGCCGGACATAATCCTCCTCGACCTCAACCTCCCGCGGAAGGCCGGCGAAGAGGTCCTCGAAGAGATACAGGACGATACGGACCTCTCGCGGATTCCGGTCATCGTCCTGACGAGTTCGCAGACGAAGGAAGACATCACGAAGTTCTACGAACTGCAGGCGAACGCCTATCTGGTGAAGCCGGTCGAACCCGAGGAGTTCGTCGAACTCGCGCGCGCCTTAGAGGAGTTCTGGTTCCGCTTCGCCGAGTTACCGACGCGCACGGCGTGA
- a CDS encoding nitric-oxide reductase large subunit — MRVTRQTVAKLLVAVFVFNLVVMGVGAWYSAANAPPIPDSVTGPDGETVVTAEQIREGKVVFQQDGLMNHGSILGNGAYFGEDFTAQALDSKVQYMREYYAEERYGSSYEQLSADQKAAVKSQVERELDASTGGEGTVEYSAAEVYAHQQVRQDYVERYHEGSAEHGVPANMIDSEEEAKRFADFAMWTAWISHTDRPGSDHTYTNNWPYAPDAGNVPTAGTMTWSVIAMVLLVAGAGIGVWLYKSVELPEPETKGVTVPKPSELSLTPSQRAATRFVPLAALLFVGQVFLGGLLAHYYIERGDFFGLNELLGIDILSYLPFALAKTYHLDLGILWIATMWLGAGLFLPPLLTGYEPSNQGRYVNGLLGALLVVVVGGFAGIWLGAQGYIDGALWWIVGNEGLEYLEVGRLWQFGLLGGFLVWAVLVARGFKPLLDREAPYGLAHMILYAGGSIAVLFTAGMFYTPQTNIVTTEFWRWWVVHMWVEGAFEFFILAIVALTLVSMNLLSRRSAEKAVAFEALFVMGSGVIGVSHHYWWVGQPDVWLPLGSVFSTLELIPLVLILFEAINEYRALATSGTEFPYKLPFMFIIASGVWNFVGAGVLGFFINLPLVNYYEHGTYLTVGHAHAAMFGAFGFLALGMATYMLRITVRPDAWDETNLRRAFWLWNVGLAVMVFVSVLPVGFLQLEAAFTQNYAFSRSLAFYDSGIVQTLFWARLPGDSLLILGTVVFAYDVVKKRFRVRSVESDSAGEPTPVSERVMGGDD; from the coding sequence ATGAGGGTAACGAGACAGACAGTAGCGAAACTACTGGTGGCGGTGTTCGTCTTCAACCTCGTCGTCATGGGCGTCGGGGCGTGGTACTCCGCGGCGAACGCGCCGCCGATACCGGACAGCGTGACCGGCCCCGACGGGGAGACCGTCGTGACGGCCGAGCAGATTCGGGAGGGGAAGGTCGTCTTCCAGCAGGACGGCCTGATGAACCACGGGTCGATACTGGGTAACGGCGCGTACTTCGGCGAGGACTTCACCGCGCAAGCGCTGGACTCGAAGGTCCAGTACATGCGCGAGTACTACGCGGAGGAGCGGTACGGTTCCTCGTACGAGCAACTGAGCGCCGACCAGAAGGCCGCCGTGAAGTCGCAGGTGGAACGCGAACTCGACGCCTCCACCGGCGGTGAGGGAACCGTCGAGTACTCCGCCGCCGAGGTGTACGCACACCAGCAGGTTCGGCAGGACTACGTCGAACGGTACCACGAGGGGTCCGCCGAACACGGCGTCCCGGCGAACATGATAGACTCCGAGGAGGAGGCGAAGCGCTTCGCCGACTTCGCGATGTGGACGGCGTGGATTTCGCACACCGACCGGCCGGGGAGCGACCACACCTACACCAACAACTGGCCGTACGCGCCCGACGCCGGTAACGTCCCCACCGCCGGGACGATGACGTGGAGCGTCATCGCCATGGTGCTTCTCGTCGCCGGCGCGGGCATCGGCGTCTGGCTCTACAAGTCGGTCGAACTGCCCGAACCGGAGACGAAGGGCGTCACCGTTCCGAAGCCCTCGGAACTGTCTTTGACGCCGAGTCAACGCGCCGCGACGCGGTTCGTCCCCCTCGCCGCCCTGCTGTTCGTGGGACAGGTGTTCTTGGGCGGGTTGCTGGCGCACTACTACATCGAACGGGGCGACTTCTTCGGCCTCAACGAACTGCTGGGGATAGACATCCTGTCGTACCTCCCGTTCGCCTTGGCGAAGACGTACCACCTCGATTTGGGCATCCTCTGGATAGCCACGATGTGGCTCGGCGCGGGACTGTTCCTCCCGCCGCTTCTGACGGGCTACGAACCGTCGAACCAAGGGCGGTACGTCAACGGACTGCTCGGCGCGCTGTTGGTCGTCGTCGTCGGTGGCTTCGCCGGCATCTGGCTCGGCGCGCAGGGGTACATCGACGGCGCGCTGTGGTGGATTGTCGGTAACGAGGGCTTGGAGTACCTCGAAGTCGGCAGGCTCTGGCAGTTCGGCCTGCTCGGCGGCTTCCTCGTGTGGGCCGTCCTCGTCGCCCGCGGGTTCAAGCCCCTCTTGGACCGCGAAGCGCCGTACGGGCTGGCGCACATGATACTGTACGCCGGCGGCTCCATCGCCGTGCTGTTCACCGCGGGGATGTTCTACACCCCGCAGACGAACATCGTGACGACGGAGTTCTGGCGCTGGTGGGTCGTCCACATGTGGGTCGAGGGCGCCTTCGAGTTCTTCATCCTCGCCATCGTCGCCTTGACGCTCGTGAGCATGAACCTCCTCTCGCGGCGGTCCGCGGAGAAAGCCGTCGCCTTCGAGGCGTTGTTCGTGATGGGGTCGGGCGTCATCGGCGTCTCCCACCACTACTGGTGGGTGGGCCAACCCGACGTGTGGCTCCCCCTCGGGAGCGTCTTCTCGACGCTCGAACTCATCCCCTTGGTGCTCATCCTCTTCGAGGCCATCAACGAGTACCGCGCCTTGGCGACGAGCGGAACGGAGTTCCCCTACAAGCTACCGTTCATGTTCATCATCGCCTCGGGCGTCTGGAACTTCGTCGGCGCGGGGGTGCTCGGGTTCTTCATCAACCTCCCGTTGGTGAACTACTACGAGCACGGCACCTACCTCACCGTCGGCCACGCCCACGCGGCGATGTTCGGGGCGTTCGGCTTCCTCGCCCTCGGGATGGCCACCTACATGCTCAGGATAACCGTCCGGCCCGACGCGTGGGACGAGACGAACCTCCGGCGGGCGTTCTGGCTGTGGAACGTCGGCCTCGCGGTGATGGTGTTCGTCTCCGTCCTCCCGGTCGGATTCCTCCAACTTGAGGCCGCGTTCACCCAGAACTACGCGTTCTCGCGGAGTCTCGCGTTCTACGACTCCGGCATCGTCCAGACGCTGTTCTGGGCGCGACTCCCCGGGGACTCGCTTCTCATCCTCGGGACGGTCGTGTTCGCCTACGACGTGGTGAAAAAGCGGTTCCGCGTGCGGTCGGTCGAGTCCGACTCGGCGGGCGAACCGACGCCCGTCTCCGAACGGGTGATGGGCGGCGACGACTGA
- a CDS encoding Lrp/AsnC family transcriptional regulator has product MASTSIDDLDRYIIYALQQDARHTSGGDIAKERGVSASTVRNRISKLESNGIIRGSHLDVDYEAMGYQLYTIIFCTAPIPDREKLAKQALDVDGVVSVREIMTGDENVHITAVGRDSDDLSRIGRELSALGFEIAEEEIIRNEYTCAYSPFGRDVEDSD; this is encoded by the coding sequence ATGGCGTCGACATCGATTGACGACCTCGACCGATACATCATCTACGCGCTCCAACAGGACGCGCGACACACGTCGGGGGGAGACATCGCGAAGGAACGCGGCGTCTCCGCGAGCACCGTCCGCAACCGAATCAGCAAGCTCGAATCCAACGGCATCATCCGCGGGAGCCACCTCGACGTCGATTACGAGGCGATGGGCTATCAACTGTACACCATCATCTTCTGTACCGCACCCATCCCCGACCGAGAGAAACTCGCGAAACAGGCGCTCGACGTGGACGGCGTCGTCTCCGTCCGGGAGATAATGACCGGCGACGAGAACGTTCACATCACCGCCGTGGGACGCGACAGCGACGACCTGAGCCGAATCGGACGGGAGCTCAGCGCGCTCGGGTTCGAGATAGCCGAAGAGGAGATCATCCGCAACGAGTACACCTGCGCTTACAGCCCGTTCGGGCGCGACGTCGAGGACTCCGACTGA
- the glyA gene encoding serine hydroxymethyltransferase: MNHLPTTDSDLSNAIAAERERQRDTLAMIASENYASESVLEAQGSVLTNKYAEGDPGNRYYAGCEHVDTVEEIAIERAKELFGAEHANVQPHSGTQANLAAYLALLEPGDRILSLELSHGGHLSHGHERTLPHDHFEVFHYTLDVDTGRLEYDAVAERAREVNPDLLVSGYSAYPRRVDWTRMQAIAEEVDAYHVADIAHLTGLIAGGVHPSPVDTADIVTCSTHKTIRAGRGGMVLCDREYADIVDRAVMPGCQGGPLMHNVAGKAAGFGEALRPEFEEYAAAILENAEALSEQLRARGLELVSGGTDVHFALVDLRNTHPERTGLAAERALEEAGIVANKSAVPGDPRPPTRASGLRLGTPALTTRGFGPDDLRTVANLVVDVLENPADDAVEAAVRERVSELCDEHPVYE, from the coding sequence GTGAATCACCTCCCTACTACCGACAGCGACCTCTCGAACGCGATAGCCGCTGAACGCGAGCGTCAGCGCGATACGTTGGCGATGATCGCCTCCGAGAACTATGCTAGCGAGTCCGTGCTGGAAGCGCAAGGTTCGGTGCTAACGAACAAGTACGCCGAGGGCGACCCCGGCAACCGATACTACGCCGGCTGTGAACACGTCGATACCGTAGAGGAGATAGCTATCGAGCGCGCGAAAGAACTGTTCGGCGCCGAGCATGCCAACGTTCAGCCCCACTCCGGCACGCAAGCGAACCTGGCGGCGTATCTGGCGCTACTGGAACCGGGCGACCGGATCCTCTCTCTAGAACTTTCCCACGGCGGCCACCTCTCACACGGCCACGAGAGAACGTTACCGCACGATCACTTCGAGGTATTCCATTACACACTGGACGTCGACACCGGTCGCCTCGAGTACGATGCCGTCGCGGAGCGCGCTCGGGAAGTGAACCCGGACCTTCTCGTGTCCGGCTACTCGGCGTACCCGCGACGAGTAGATTGGACGCGGATGCAGGCGATTGCGGAGGAGGTGGACGCCTACCACGTGGCCGATATCGCTCACCTCACGGGTCTTATCGCCGGCGGCGTTCACCCGTCGCCCGTCGATACCGCCGACATCGTCACCTGTTCGACGCACAAAACGATCCGCGCGGGTCGCGGTGGGATGGTCCTCTGTGACCGGGAGTACGCGGATATCGTCGATAGAGCGGTGATGCCGGGTTGCCAAGGCGGCCCTCTGATGCACAACGTAGCGGGGAAGGCGGCGGGGTTCGGTGAGGCGCTGAGGCCCGAGTTCGAGGAGTACGCGGCCGCTATTCTGGAAAACGCCGAAGCGTTATCGGAGCAACTGCGAGCGCGAGGCCTCGAACTCGTTTCGGGCGGAACCGACGTACACTTCGCGCTGGTCGACCTTCGAAACACACACCCGGAGCGAACGGGGCTCGCCGCGGAGAGAGCCCTCGAAGAGGCCGGTATCGTCGCCAACAAGAGTGCCGTCCCAGGCGACCCGCGGCCGCCAACGCGCGCTAGCGGTCTCCGGTTAGGTACTCCGGCCCTCACGACCCGGGGCTTCGGACCGGACGACCTGCGAACCGTCGCAAATCTCGTCGTAGACGTGCTCGAAAATCCAGCGGACGACGCCGTCGAAGCGGCGGTCCGAGAGCGCGTCTCGGAACTGTGCGACGAGCACCCCGTATACGAATAA